The following proteins come from a genomic window of Limosilactobacillus reuteri:
- a CDS encoding pyrroline-5-carboxylate reductase dimerization domain-containing protein, which translates to MLDVFTGYGVAGPNYIYNFLISFTNAGVLAGMPRQQANKLALENLRAAAAFVEQSGKHPAELLDINNSAGGVGITAQHELDKSSFSAGIENAVLAAVKRTKELGKQNKGD; encoded by the coding sequence TTGCTAGATGTATTTACTGGATATGGCGTGGCTGGACCAAACTATATCTATAACTTTCTAATTAGTTTTACAAACGCAGGCGTGCTTGCCGGAATGCCTCGCCAACAAGCAAACAAACTTGCTCTTGAGAATCTACGCGCAGCCGCTGCATTTGTAGAACAAAGTGGTAAACACCCTGCCGAATTACTTGATATTAATAATTCTGCTGGCGGAGTGGGTATCACAGCTCAGCACGAGTTAGACAAAAGCTCTTTTTCAGCCGGAATCGAAAATGCTGTCCTTGCTGCTGTTAAACGAACAAAGGAATTAGGAAAACAGAATAAGGGTGATTAA
- a CDS encoding NAD(P)-binding domain-containing protein, which yields MTLKIYSFGGGQMVEAMLRAALKKGIITPETTGVTDVSIDRVNYLTDTYHIQASQRPDWTAVENADLVILGVRPQDNWQEIMKELVAHHYQKDVLSIIAGVTVAQLSSQEDLFAITRIIPNTLTDVAMGYSGVVKNNRARVRLKTT from the coding sequence ATGACACTTAAGATTTACTCATTTGGTGGTGGTCAAATGGTGGAAGCAATGTTGCGGGCTGCACTGAAGAAAGGAATAATCACTCCTGAAACAACCGGCGTAACAGATGTTTCGATCGATCGAGTTAATTATTTGACTGATACTTATCATATTCAAGCAAGTCAACGCCCCGATTGGACTGCTGTTGAGAATGCTGATCTTGTTATTCTGGGAGTGCGTCCACAAGATAACTGGCAAGAGATCATGAAAGAACTTGTCGCCCACCACTACCAAAAGGACGTGCTTTCAATTATTGCCGGCGTAACAGTTGCACAACTTTCATCACAGGAAGATCTTTTTGCAATTACACGGATCATCCCCAATACCTTGACTGATGTTGCCATGGGTTATAGCGGCGTCGTTAAAAACAATCGAGCTAGGGTCCGTCTGAAAACTACTTAA
- a CDS encoding two-component system regulatory protein YycI: MNFKRIQWIFILAFLLFDIFVGSSLILETKFTVSNGQQNRQSTVLKEMRNDSISYGDLSNKQQTGYYIAGKKSSDGGVLEQEAGKLRNQNFRLSSGTLTSEFDKPIKTTKNNDIRRVDRLLKNKKMVSLGNHYRYNKELSDKNTLVYTQMLEGKPLFSNDGQIRFRINSDHKITGYTQTYLQDVEILRQRSNTISQRRAITWLYKHNQIPNNSRIRWSVLSYSKLLNTTTDDKAVYVPTWTVEIKTKNSGAIQQLQVNAFNSTVMKETPDSVNTNSLNNK, from the coding sequence ATGAATTTTAAACGTATTCAATGGATCTTTATCCTTGCCTTTTTGCTTTTTGATATTTTTGTTGGAAGTTCATTAATCTTAGAAACTAAATTTACCGTTTCTAATGGTCAGCAAAATCGCCAATCAACAGTGTTAAAAGAAATGCGTAATGACTCGATTAGTTATGGCGACCTTTCTAACAAGCAGCAAACTGGATATTATATTGCTGGGAAAAAATCATCGGATGGCGGAGTCCTAGAACAGGAAGCCGGGAAATTACGTAATCAAAATTTTCGTCTATCTTCAGGAACACTGACTAGTGAGTTTGATAAGCCAATTAAAACGACTAAAAATAATGATATTAGGCGGGTTGACCGGTTGCTAAAAAATAAAAAGATGGTAAGTTTGGGAAATCATTATCGTTATAACAAGGAATTGTCTGACAAAAATACCCTTGTTTATACGCAAATGCTAGAAGGAAAGCCGCTATTTTCAAATGATGGGCAAATTCGTTTTCGGATAAACTCTGACCATAAGATAACAGGTTATACGCAGACTTACTTGCAAGATGTTGAAATTCTCCGGCAACGGTCAAATACGATTAGCCAGCGCCGAGCAATTACCTGGTTGTATAAACATAATCAGATTCCTAATAACTCCCGCATTAGGTGGTCGGTGCTCAGTTATTCTAAGCTCCTTAACACTACTACTGATGATAAAGCAGTCTATGTGCCAACGTGGACTGTTGAAATCAAAACTAAAAACTCAGGAGCAATTCAACAATTACAAGTTAACGCATTTAATAGTACAGTTATGAAGGAAACGCCAGATAGTGTGAATACGAACTCGTTAAATAATAAGTAA
- a CDS encoding trypsin-like peptidase domain-containing protein, with the protein MNRIKQAFKDRLWLGVIIVGLFAGLIGGGIALGINNLVQHHEEVTSTLVPAGSNKSGGTKVNKNKADLNGEASQAYKSVQGAVVSVINKQKVQQSSGMLAIFGCGNSSNGSSSDSSSDNKLETASEGSGVIYKKSGNSAYVVTNNHVVKGSNALQVILSNGKKVNADLVGADSATDLAVLKINATNVKTVASFGNSNSIVPGQDVLAIGSPMGSEYANTVTKGIISAKDRTLKAGTDGTLTSVIQTDAAINSGNSGGPLINMAGQVIGINSMKLASDTQGSSVEGIGFAIPSNEVVTIINQLIKNGKITRPSLGISMVDLSNVTSDQQQSVLKLPTSVSKGVVIMDVNSGSVADTAGLKKYDVITKLGDTQVTDTGSLKAALYKYKVGQNAKVTYYRDGQQHTATLHLTKSADTTSTDDSQQDNN; encoded by the coding sequence ATGAATAGGATAAAACAAGCTTTTAAAGATCGATTGTGGCTAGGCGTAATTATTGTCGGCTTATTTGCTGGTCTTATTGGTGGCGGAATCGCCTTAGGAATTAATAACCTGGTACAACATCATGAAGAAGTAACAAGTACACTGGTCCCAGCTGGCTCTAATAAGTCTGGTGGTACGAAGGTTAATAAGAATAAGGCGGACTTAAACGGGGAAGCGTCCCAAGCTTATAAGTCCGTCCAAGGAGCCGTTGTTAGTGTTATTAATAAACAAAAAGTTCAGCAATCAAGTGGGATGCTAGCAATTTTTGGTTGTGGCAACAGTAGTAACGGCAGCAGCAGTGATTCGTCTAGCGATAATAAATTAGAAACCGCTAGTGAAGGATCAGGAGTTATTTACAAGAAGAGTGGCAATTCGGCTTATGTTGTAACTAATAACCACGTTGTCAAAGGTTCAAACGCGCTCCAAGTAATTCTAAGCAATGGTAAAAAAGTTAACGCTGATTTAGTTGGTGCTGATTCTGCAACCGACTTAGCTGTATTGAAGATTAACGCTACAAATGTTAAGACAGTTGCATCCTTTGGTAACTCTAATTCGATTGTTCCTGGTCAGGATGTGCTAGCAATTGGTTCACCAATGGGAAGTGAATATGCTAATACAGTAACGAAAGGAATTATTTCTGCAAAAGATCGGACATTAAAAGCCGGTACTGATGGAACTTTGACATCGGTTATCCAAACAGACGCCGCTATTAACTCTGGTAATTCAGGTGGTCCATTAATTAATATGGCAGGTCAAGTTATCGGAATTAATTCAATGAAACTTGCTTCTGATACACAAGGCTCTTCAGTTGAAGGGATTGGTTTTGCCATTCCAAGTAATGAAGTTGTGACAATTATTAACCAGTTAATTAAGAATGGTAAAATAACTCGTCCATCACTCGGAATTAGTATGGTGGATCTTAGTAATGTTACTTCTGATCAACAGCAATCAGTCTTAAAACTACCAACAAGCGTAAGCAAAGGGGTAGTGATTATGGATGTGAATAGTGGTTCAGTTGCTGATACTGCTGGATTGAAAAAATATGATGTCATTACAAAACTTGGTGATACTCAAGTTACAGATACGGGTTCATTAAAGGCCGCCTTATATAAATACAAGGTTGGACAAAACGCTAAAGTCACTTACTACCGTGATGGTCAACAGCACACCGCAACTTTGCATCTAACAAAGAGTGCTGATACAACATCAACTGATGACTCACAACAAGATAATAATTAA
- a CDS encoding iron-containing alcohol dehydrogenase, with protein sequence MNRQFDFLMPSVNFFGPGVIAKIGDRAKILNMHKPLIVTTEGLSKIDNGPVKQTIASLEKAGVDYAVFTGAEPNPKIRNVQAGKKMYQDENCDSIITVGGGSAHDCGKGIGIVLTNGDDISKLAGIETLKNPLPPLMAVNTTAGTGSELTRHAVITNEKTHLKFVVVSWRNIPLVSFNDPMLMLDIPKDITAATGCDAFVQAIEPYVSVDHNPITDSQCKEAIQLIQTALPEVVANGHNVEARTKMVEAEMLAGMAFNNANLGYVHAMAHQLGGQYDAPHGVCCALLLTTVEEYNLIACPERFAELAKVMGFDTTGLTLYEAAQKSIDGMREMCRLVGIPSSIKEIGAKPEDFEMMAKNALKDGNAFSNPRKGTVEDVVKLYQKAYDGIY encoded by the coding sequence ATGAATAGACAATTTGATTTCTTAATGCCAAGTGTGAACTTCTTTGGTCCTGGTGTTATTGCTAAAATTGGTGATCGTGCAAAGATACTCAATATGCATAAACCATTGATTGTTACTACTGAAGGTTTATCCAAGATTGACAATGGCCCTGTAAAGCAAACCATTGCTTCATTGGAAAAGGCTGGCGTTGACTATGCCGTATTTACTGGCGCTGAACCTAATCCTAAGATCCGGAACGTTCAAGCTGGTAAAAAGATGTACCAAGATGAGAACTGTGACTCAATCATCACTGTTGGTGGAGGTTCTGCTCACGACTGTGGTAAGGGTATCGGTATTGTTTTAACTAACGGTGATGATATTTCTAAGCTTGCCGGAATTGAAACATTGAAGAATCCACTTCCACCATTGATGGCTGTTAACACTACTGCCGGAACTGGTTCTGAATTAACTCGTCACGCTGTTATTACTAACGAAAAGACTCATTTGAAGTTTGTTGTTGTTTCATGGCGTAACATTCCATTGGTATCATTCAACGATCCAATGTTGATGCTTGATATTCCAAAAGACATTACTGCTGCTACTGGTTGTGATGCTTTTGTTCAAGCTATTGAACCATACGTTTCTGTTGACCATAACCCAATTACTGATAGTCAATGTAAAGAGGCTATTCAATTAATTCAAACTGCTTTACCAGAAGTAGTTGCTAATGGTCACAATGTTGAAGCGCGGACTAAGATGGTTGAAGCTGAAATGCTTGCCGGCATGGCCTTTAACAATGCTAACTTAGGTTATGTTCACGCGATGGCTCACCAACTCGGTGGTCAATATGATGCTCCTCATGGTGTTTGCTGTGCCTTGCTCTTGACCACTGTTGAAGAATATAACTTAATCGCATGTCCAGAACGGTTTGCTGAATTAGCTAAGGTAATGGGCTTTGACACTACTGGTCTTACCCTTTACGAAGCAGCTCAAAAGTCAATTGACGGTATGCGTGAAATGTGCCGGCTTGTTGGTATTCCATCATCAATCAAGGAAATTGGTGCTAAGCCAGAAGACTTTGAAATGATGGCCAAGAATGCCCTCAAGGATGGTAATGCCTTCTCTAACCCACGTAAGGGTACTGTTGAAGATGTTGTAAAGCTTTACCAAAAGGCTTACGATGGTATTTACTAA
- the ltrA gene encoding group II intron reverse transcriptase/maturase encodes MRQSQKTEQQADRLSRIGLENRKYTRARSTGYGEGKGMSVTIQDLVLDRNNLNQAYLRVKRNKGAAGVDDMTVNDLLPYLRENKTELIASLREGKYKPAPVKRVEIPKPNGGVRRLGIPTVVDRMVQQAVAQILTPIFERVFSDNSLGFRPHRGAHDAISKVVDLYNQGYRRVVDLDLKAYFDNVNHDLMIKYLQQYIDDPWTLRLIRKFLTSGVLDHGLFAKSEKGTPQGGPLSPLLANIYLNELDKELTRRGHHFVRYADDCNIYVKSQRAGERVMRSITQFLEKRLKVKVNPDKTKVGSPLRLKFLGFSLGVDHNGAYARPAKQSQQRVKKALKLLTKRNRGISLTRMFEEIHRKMRGWLQYYSIGKLTNFIQRLDKWLRVRIRQYIWKQWKKFKTKVTNLQKLGLSQHDVYVFASTRKGYWRTAHSKTLSYSLTNRKLEQLGLMNMSKTLQSIQCD; translated from the coding sequence GTGCGACAATCGCAGAAAACAGAACAACAAGCTGACCGCTTGTCGAGGATAGGTTTGGAAAACCGAAAGTACACAAGGGCGCGTAGTACCGGTTATGGTGAAGGTAAAGGTATGAGTGTCACTATCCAAGACCTGGTCTTGGATCGCAATAACCTTAATCAGGCTTATTTGCGAGTTAAGAGAAATAAAGGAGCAGCAGGCGTTGATGATATGACAGTCAATGACCTTCTACCATATCTCAGAGAAAATAAGACGGAACTGATCGCTAGTTTGCGTGAGGGAAAGTATAAACCAGCTCCAGTCAAACGGGTAGAAATTCCGAAGCCTAATGGTGGAGTAAGAAGACTTGGAATACCAACGGTGGTGGACCGAATGGTTCAACAAGCTGTAGCCCAAATTCTTACGCCTATCTTTGAGCGTGTTTTCTCTGATAATAGCCTTGGCTTCCGTCCCCACCGTGGGGCCCATGACGCTATTTCGAAAGTAGTAGATCTTTATAATCAAGGTTATCGAAGAGTTGTCGACTTAGACCTAAAAGCCTATTTTGATAACGTTAATCATGACTTGATGATTAAGTATCTCCAACAATATATTGATGACCCATGGACACTAAGACTCATTCGTAAGTTTCTAACTAGCGGAGTCTTAGACCATGGGCTTTTCGCTAAGAGTGAAAAAGGAACCCCACAAGGAGGGCCATTGTCACCACTACTGGCGAACATCTATCTAAATGAGTTGGACAAAGAGTTGACTAGACGTGGTCACCACTTTGTGCGCTATGCGGATGATTGTAACATCTATGTTAAAAGTCAACGAGCCGGAGAACGAGTAATGCGAAGCATTACCCAGTTTCTAGAAAAGCGCTTGAAAGTTAAAGTGAACCCAGATAAAACCAAAGTCGGTAGCCCGCTACGGTTGAAGTTTCTTGGCTTTTCGTTGGGTGTAGACCACAATGGGGCCTACGCCCGTCCAGCTAAACAATCGCAACAACGAGTAAAGAAAGCACTGAAGTTATTAACTAAACGTAATCGTGGAATATCTCTGACAAGAATGTTTGAAGAAATTCATCGAAAAATGCGTGGGTGGCTTCAGTACTACTCAATTGGGAAACTAACTAACTTTATTCAACGCCTTGACAAGTGGTTGAGGGTCCGAATAAGGCAGTATATTTGGAAGCAATGGAAAAAGTTTAAAACTAAGGTAACTAACTTACAGAAGTTGGGGCTGTCCCAGCATGATGTATATGTCTTCGCTAGTACCCGAAAGGGCTACTGGCGAACTGCACATAGTAAGACCTTGAGCTATTCTCTAACTAATAGAAAACTGGAACAACTCGGACTTATGAATATGTCCAAGACGCTCCAGTCAATTCAATGTGATTAA
- a CDS encoding MBL fold metallo-hydrolase produces the protein MTETDLLRYSVLASGSTGNVTYLETRNHRILIDAGLSGKRIENLMKKIDRSLKDVDAIFVTHEHSDHTHGVGVLARRYGMDVYANEGTWQAMADKVGKIPLAQKHIIAPNTVKDLGDMDIESFAVSHDAAQPQFYQVHHNNKTFCIITDTGYVSDRVAGTIRNADAYVMECNHDTEMLRMGPYSWPLKQRILGDEGHLSNEEGADALMSVVGRRTKEIFLGHRSQHNNMRSLAHLTVASLMEQHDFGVDHDFKLQDAEPEEPSKLMTL, from the coding sequence GTGACAGAAACGGATCTATTACGTTATAGTGTACTTGCGAGCGGGAGTACTGGGAATGTAACTTATTTGGAAACGCGCAACCACCGGATCTTAATTGATGCTGGTTTAAGTGGGAAGCGGATTGAAAATTTAATGAAGAAGATTGATCGATCATTAAAAGACGTCGATGCAATTTTTGTAACGCATGAACACAGTGATCATACGCATGGCGTTGGTGTCTTGGCACGCCGTTATGGAATGGATGTATATGCCAATGAGGGTACCTGGCAGGCAATGGCTGATAAAGTTGGTAAAATCCCATTAGCACAAAAGCATATTATTGCACCAAATACTGTTAAGGACTTGGGAGACATGGATATTGAAAGTTTTGCGGTATCCCATGATGCTGCGCAACCGCAATTTTACCAAGTTCACCACAATAATAAGACCTTCTGTATTATTACGGATACTGGTTATGTTTCTGATCGAGTTGCGGGAACCATTCGAAATGCAGATGCCTACGTAATGGAATGCAATCATGATACAGAAATGTTGCGGATGGGTCCTTATTCATGGCCATTAAAACAGCGGATATTAGGGGATGAGGGCCACCTCTCCAATGAAGAAGGTGCTGATGCATTGATGAGCGTTGTGGGCCGACGAACCAAAGAGATTTTTCTTGGTCATCGTAGTCAACATAACAACATGCGTTCACTCGCCCACTTAACAGTTGCAAGTTTGATGGAGCAACATGACTTTGGCGTCGATCATGATTTTAAATTGCAAGATGCTGAACCAGAAGAACCAAGCAAGCTAATGACGTTATAA
- the rlmH gene encoding 23S rRNA (pseudouridine(1915)-N(3))-methyltransferase RlmH encodes MNIKIIGVGKLKEKYFKAGIAEYAKRLGRYCKFEIVEVPDEKAPESLSQAEMDEVMSKEGEQILDKIKDREYVYALAIKGKERSSEEFAKEINKLTTYGHSDITFVIGGSLGLSPAVLKRADAQISFGRFTLPHQLMRLVLSEQIYRAFTIINGLPYHK; translated from the coding sequence TTGAATATAAAAATTATTGGTGTGGGTAAGTTAAAAGAAAAGTATTTTAAAGCGGGAATTGCTGAATATGCTAAACGACTTGGACGTTATTGTAAATTTGAAATTGTTGAGGTTCCTGATGAAAAAGCGCCTGAATCTTTAAGTCAAGCAGAAATGGATGAAGTAATGTCAAAGGAAGGGGAACAGATTCTTGATAAAATCAAAGATCGCGAATATGTGTATGCTTTAGCGATTAAAGGCAAAGAACGTTCTTCTGAAGAGTTTGCAAAAGAGATCAATAAATTAACAACTTATGGTCACAGTGATATTACTTTTGTGATCGGAGGTTCGTTAGGCTTAAGTCCAGCAGTATTAAAACGGGCAGATGCTCAAATCTCGTTTGGACGTTTTACCTTGCCTCATCAATTAATGCGTTTAGTTTTAAGCGAACAAATTTATCGTGCATTTACCATTATCAATGGTCTTCCATATCATAAATAA
- a CDS encoding phosphatidylglycerophosphatase A, translating to MVGKMNNPRFKYPDTKAYEFVVHRLEERGVNLEELAKIVYETQKGFEPDLTLEICQKFLIDTMHKRELLNSAMVALELDRLTEEGKVDEPLAGIIRNDAGVFGVDETLALQIANIYGTIGTTNFGYFDRVKSGIIAKFDHDKVHVNTFIDDILAAIVAAVCGKIAHQYA from the coding sequence ATGGTGGGTAAAATGAATAATCCACGGTTTAAATACCCAGATACAAAGGCATATGAATTTGTAGTACATCGTTTAGAAGAACGCGGAGTAAACTTAGAAGAGCTTGCGAAGATTGTGTATGAGACACAAAAGGGCTTTGAACCAGATTTGACGTTGGAAATATGTCAAAAATTTTTAATTGATACGATGCATAAGCGTGAATTATTAAATAGTGCAATGGTAGCACTTGAACTTGATCGGTTAACCGAAGAAGGAAAAGTAGATGAACCTTTAGCAGGTATTATAAGAAATGATGCTGGGGTGTTTGGGGTAGATGAAACCCTGGCTTTACAAATTGCTAACATTTATGGAACAATTGGGACGACAAACTTTGGTTACTTTGACCGGGTTAAGAGTGGGATTATTGCCAAATTTGACCATGATAAGGTTCATGTAAATACATTTATTGACGATATTCTCGCGGCGATTGTGGCGGCTGTTTGTGGAAAGATTGCCCACCAGTACGCTTGA
- a CDS encoding NADPH-dependent FMN reductase translates to MIMKKVGIIVGSVRPNRRSMQVANWLKVQLKKSTKVQFDIIDLKEVNLPMMDEPKIPYLGLYVHEKTRKWSELVQNYDGFVFVFPQYNWGYPAVLKNAIDYLGKEWQGKPVSLVTFGGHGGSQAQIAMKLVVTGLKMAALPVDLQINLLPDDSTATADRKLNTYNTQAALLKTAFENELS, encoded by the coding sequence ATGATAATGAAAAAAGTTGGGATTATTGTCGGCAGCGTTCGTCCAAATCGGCGGAGTATGCAAGTAGCGAATTGGTTAAAAGTTCAATTAAAGAAAAGTACAAAGGTGCAATTTGACATCATCGACCTAAAAGAAGTTAATTTACCAATGATGGATGAACCTAAAATTCCTTATTTGGGCTTATATGTTCACGAAAAAACGCGTAAATGGAGTGAGTTAGTACAAAACTATGATGGTTTTGTGTTTGTTTTTCCGCAATACAATTGGGGCTATCCAGCAGTTTTGAAAAATGCGATTGATTACTTAGGAAAAGAATGGCAAGGGAAGCCAGTTAGTTTAGTAACATTCGGTGGACATGGCGGCTCACAAGCACAAATTGCAATGAAATTAGTCGTAACCGGCTTAAAGATGGCGGCTCTTCCTGTTGATTTACAAATTAACTTGCTGCCAGATGATTCAACTGCGACCGCTGATCGGAAGTTGAATACTTATAATACGCAAGCAGCGTTATTAAAGACTGCCTTTGAAAATGAATTAAGCTAG
- a CDS encoding VOC family protein, translated as MTETLNWDHTMVDVTNLQDAIDYFNSKGLAFTPGGHHEYWGTKNALDYFGLNYIELLTVVNKEKAKAFPYENNSAIHDAVEDYFAGIQRITTIAIRTDNIEETHQRLKRLGLNVGDITDGKRIDPAGKLIQWKIFYVDDELVNHLPAPFFIQWSEDDDKRREDLKKQGLIKFHPAGDLFVKQAIFNVSDPEEAAKQWSALLQAEVVSEGDTYTINIGNKQLIFTAGVENRLFKLIFHGAKKPEKLQLGQIRFELTDKE; from the coding sequence ATGACAGAAACGTTAAATTGGGATCATACAATGGTCGATGTAACTAATCTGCAAGATGCAATTGATTATTTTAACTCTAAAGGGCTAGCATTTACCCCTGGTGGACATCATGAATATTGGGGAACCAAAAATGCACTAGATTATTTTGGACTTAACTATATCGAACTCTTAACAGTCGTTAATAAGGAAAAAGCTAAGGCATTTCCATATGAAAATAACTCAGCAATTCACGATGCTGTTGAAGATTATTTTGCTGGTATTCAGCGAATCACAACAATTGCTATTCGGACTGATAACATCGAAGAAACCCACCAGCGATTAAAGAGACTGGGCCTTAATGTCGGTGATATTACTGATGGAAAACGGATTGATCCTGCTGGCAAACTCATTCAATGGAAGATTTTCTATGTCGATGACGAACTTGTTAATCATTTGCCGGCCCCATTCTTTATTCAATGGAGTGAAGATGATGATAAGCGTCGCGAAGACCTAAAGAAACAGGGATTAATCAAATTCCACCCAGCCGGCGACCTCTTTGTTAAACAAGCTATCTTTAATGTTAGCGACCCAGAAGAAGCAGCTAAGCAATGGTCAGCCCTCTTACAAGCAGAAGTAGTTAGCGAGGGTGATACCTATACAATCAATATTGGAAATAAGCAACTTATCTTCACGGCTGGCGTTGAAAATAGATTATTTAAACTTATCTTTCACGGCGCAAAGAAACCTGAAAAACTCCAACTTGGACAAATTCGTTTTGAACTAACCGATAAAGAGTGA
- a CDS encoding IS5-like element ISLpl3 family transposase (programmed frameshift), whose amino-acid sequence MTTPKRYELEDAQWDRIKGYFPPYRTGRPSSLDNRTALNAILWLMRSGAPWRDLPERYGSWKTVYSRFRAWVSSNLFEQVFLKLIDDPDMENLSLDSTIVRAHQKATGGKKNAECMVENQAIGLSRGGRTTKIHALVDGLGNPLGFRLTGGQVHDSQVASELLEGFDISQSNIIADKAYGTAKLRQYIKDKAAVYTIPPKENTKDKWTCDYHVYCERHLIENFFNQLKNFRRIATRYDKLAHVYLATVYIASICILLK is encoded by the exons ATGACAACACCTAAACGATACGAACTGGAAGATGCTCAGTGGGACCGAATCAAAGGATACTTCCCGCCATACCGGACTGGCCGTCCATCAAGCCTAGACAACCGTACCGCCCTCAACGCTATCCTCTGGCTCATGCGCAGCGGGGCTCCTTGGCGTGATCTACCTGAACGCTATGGCTCTTGGAAAACGGTGTATAGTCGCTTCCGAGCCTGGGTAAGTTCAAACTTGTTCGAACAGGTTTTTCTCAAATTGATTGACGATCCCGACATGGAAAACTTGAGCTTAGATTCAACGATCGTTCGAGCGCATCAAAAGGCCACTGGGG GCAAAAAAAACGCCGAATGTATGGTCGAAAATCAAGCTATTGGACTAAGTCGAGGTGGCCGAACGACCAAGATTCACGCACTCGTTGACGGATTAGGGAATCCCTTGGGTTTTCGCCTAACAGGTGGTCAAGTACATGATAGCCAAGTTGCCAGTGAGTTGCTGGAAGGCTTCGATATTTCTCAATCAAATATTATCGCGGATAAAGCCTATGGCACCGCGAAACTTCGCCAGTATATTAAAGATAAAGCAGCCGTCTATACCATTCCGCCAAAGGAAAATACCAAAGACAAGTGGACCTGTGATTACCACGTTTATTGTGAGCGCCATTTGATTGAGAACTTCTTCAATCAGTTGAAGAACTTTCGTAGGATTGCAACGCGTTATGATAAGCTCGCTCATGTTTATCTGGCTACGGTTTACATTGCCTCAATTTGCATCTTACTTAAGTAG